CGAGCGAGCGGTTTTGTCGTGCAGGGGTTTGGCGGGGTTCGACGAGACGCGAGCGGAGGGAGCGTCGAGGAGGACCCCGCGAAAGCGGTGCAGGTGGCGGGTCTGGCGGGATCGGGAGGCGATCGAGTGGTGAGGAGGAACCGCGAGCGAGTGTGACGAGCGAGGGAACGCGCTGACGTACCGCTACAGCAGCGTTCGCTGTCCCGCTTCGAGGTGGAGAAGGCGGCGTTTCAACAGCGCGCTCCGCGTCCCGCCCGCCGAGAACCCGCCGAGGGAATCCGCCCCGACCACCCGGTGACAGGGCACGACGATCGGGACCGGATTCCGCCCGCAGGCCGCGCCGACCTCGACGGGGGTCGCGCCGAGGTCGGCGGCCAGTTCGCCGTAGGTCCGCGTCTCGCCGTACGGGATCCGCTCCATCGCCGCCATCGCGTCGCCCGCGAGGCCGGCCGGGTAGGAGAGCGCCACGTCGAACGATCGACGTTCGCCCCGCTCGTACTCCCGAACCTGCTCGCGGACCGTCGCCGCCGATCCGTCCAGAATCGTCTCGTCGACGTCGACCGACATACCGAATATCTCTACGTTCATTCGTA
The Halomarina pelagica DNA segment above includes these coding regions:
- a CDS encoding methylated-DNA--[protein]-cysteine S-methyltransferase — its product is MNVEIFGMSVDVDETILDGSAATVREQVREYERGERRSFDVALSYPAGLAGDAMAAMERIPYGETRTYGELAADLGATPVEVGAACGRNPVPIVVPCHRVVGADSLGGFSAGGTRSALLKRRLLHLEAGQRTLL